One genomic region from Nocardia vinacea encodes:
- a CDS encoding GAF domain-containing protein, which translates to MSFTVSQLTGDRSEQYRQLVAQAEALVAGETDRIANAANLAALVFHALTEVNWVGFYFYDGQELVVGPFQGKPACVRIAIGKGVCGTAAETRETQLVPDVHAFPGHIACDADTRSEIVVPLVREDILVGVFDLDSPQPNRFDDIDRKGLESIAQAFLNSLD; encoded by the coding sequence ATGTCGTTCACTGTTTCCCAACTGACCGGTGACCGGTCCGAACAGTACCGTCAACTCGTCGCGCAGGCCGAGGCGCTGGTCGCGGGCGAGACCGACCGGATCGCGAATGCCGCGAATCTGGCCGCGCTCGTCTTCCACGCTCTCACCGAGGTGAATTGGGTCGGATTCTATTTCTACGACGGACAGGAATTGGTGGTCGGCCCGTTCCAGGGCAAACCGGCCTGCGTACGCATCGCCATCGGTAAGGGTGTCTGCGGTACCGCCGCCGAGACCCGGGAAACGCAACTGGTGCCCGACGTGCACGCATTCCCCGGCCATATCGCCTGCGATGCCGACACCCGCTCGGAAATCGTAGTTCCGCTGGTGCGTGAGGATATCCTCGTCGGCGTCTTCGATCTCGACAGCCCGCAACCGAACCGCTTCGACGATATCGACAGGAAAGGCCTGGAGTCGATCGCCCAGGCCTTCCTGAATTCGCTCGATTAA
- a CDS encoding styrene monooxygenase/indole monooxygenase family protein, with protein MTSQNSRSTRSAAVIGAGQTGVTAALGLLDAGFDVTLYSDRDQRSLRDDVPATGTALEFGETQQAESALGLDTYTGRAPRHTGLSVRIAGPEREELIQFDGHFDGYVGVAVDTRLKADERLTAFLERGGRFVVEQVTPDKLDAIAAAADLTLVATGRGGLSDLFAVDQARTPYDAPQRSLLTVTVTGIGHDESVFAHRSRAGGAHSGFSIFAEQGEGWWGPYLHKDAGPSWAFLGWARPGSEWESRFAAADSAESAHRIVQDLYRDFIDWDLPEVLETRVIAEDPHSWLKGAVRPVVRSGVGRTAGRHLVVSLGDTSAAYDPIAGQGAQSGLIQAQRLVAAAAVHDGPFDEGWINAQYAAFLAARGDAANRVTRLFLGDPELADIGNQLFAAAAVDARFASALVGLLHRPQPFLGVDSLDAAAEFITQVTGEDAAALLGRFAPAGQFSRSGYSLANV; from the coding sequence ATGACATCGCAGAATTCCCGCTCCACACGTTCGGCCGCGGTAATCGGCGCCGGTCAAACCGGCGTCACTGCGGCACTAGGATTACTCGACGCCGGATTCGACGTCACGCTCTACAGCGACCGCGATCAGCGATCGTTGCGCGACGACGTACCGGCCACCGGTACCGCACTCGAATTCGGGGAGACCCAACAAGCCGAATCCGCACTCGGTCTGGATACCTACACCGGCCGCGCACCCCGGCACACCGGGCTCAGCGTGCGCATCGCCGGACCCGAGCGCGAGGAATTGATCCAATTCGACGGTCATTTCGACGGATATGTCGGGGTTGCGGTCGATACCCGTTTGAAGGCCGACGAACGGCTGACCGCATTTCTGGAACGCGGCGGACGTTTCGTCGTCGAGCAGGTGACGCCCGACAAACTCGACGCCATTGCCGCGGCCGCCGATCTCACCCTGGTCGCCACCGGACGCGGCGGCCTGTCCGACCTGTTCGCGGTCGATCAGGCGCGCACCCCGTATGACGCACCGCAACGGTCGCTGCTCACCGTCACCGTGACCGGAATCGGCCACGACGAAAGCGTTTTCGCGCACCGCAGCCGGGCCGGTGGCGCGCACAGCGGCTTCTCCATCTTCGCCGAACAGGGCGAGGGCTGGTGGGGACCGTACCTGCACAAGGATGCGGGCCCGAGCTGGGCGTTCCTCGGCTGGGCGCGGCCGGGCAGCGAATGGGAAAGCCGGTTCGCCGCAGCGGATTCGGCCGAATCGGCGCATCGGATCGTGCAGGATTTGTACCGCGATTTCATCGATTGGGATCTGCCCGAGGTGCTCGAAACCCGGGTGATCGCCGAGGATCCGCATTCCTGGCTCAAGGGCGCGGTCCGGCCGGTGGTTCGGTCCGGTGTCGGGCGCACCGCCGGTCGCCATCTGGTTGTCTCGCTCGGCGACACCTCGGCTGCCTACGACCCGATCGCGGGCCAGGGTGCGCAGAGCGGGCTGATCCAGGCGCAGCGCCTGGTCGCGGCGGCTGCCGTGCACGACGGTCCGTTCGACGAGGGCTGGATCAACGCGCAGTACGCGGCGTTCCTGGCCGCGCGCGGTGATGCGGCGAATAGGGTCACCCGATTGTTCCTCGGCGATCCGGAATTGGCGGATATCGGCAATCAGCTCTTCGCCGCCGCCGCGGTCGATGCGCGCTTCGCGAGTGCGCTCGTCGGGCTGCTGCACCGCCCGCAGCCGTTCCTCGGTGTCGATTCGCTCGACGCGGCCGCGGAATTCATCACCCAGGTCACCGGCGAGGATGCGGCGGCACTGCTCGGACGGTTCGCGCCGGCCGGTCAGTTCAGTCGATCCGGCTACAGCCTCGCCAACGTCTGA
- a CDS encoding NAD(P)H-dependent oxidoreductase, with protein sequence MTVTVVVGNPKPASRTLTAARLVAAGLRPDVEPEVIDLVSFGASLLSWGDPEVAAAVRAVADSELVVFASPTFKATYTGLLKLFLEQFEGGTGLADVVAVPLMLGAGPAHALAPDLLLKPVLVELGATAALPGLYLSDSTFSEDGAIERYTERWRPVAAALASKAADHA encoded by the coding sequence GTGACAGTTACGGTCGTCGTCGGGAATCCGAAGCCCGCCTCTCGTACCCTGACCGCGGCGCGGTTGGTCGCCGCGGGGTTACGTCCGGACGTGGAACCGGAGGTGATCGATCTGGTCTCCTTCGGCGCGAGCCTGCTGTCCTGGGGTGATCCCGAGGTCGCGGCCGCCGTTCGCGCAGTGGCTGATTCGGAGCTGGTGGTCTTCGCAAGTCCCACCTTCAAAGCCACCTACACCGGTCTGTTGAAGCTGTTCCTCGAACAGTTCGAGGGCGGCACCGGACTGGCCGATGTGGTGGCCGTCCCGCTCATGCTCGGCGCGGGCCCGGCCCATGCACTCGCCCCGGATCTGCTGCTCAAGCCGGTGCTCGTCGAACTCGGCGCGACGGCGGCGCTGCCCGGTCTCTACCTGTCGGACAGCACATTTTCCGAAGACGGCGCCATCGAGCGCTACACCGAACGCTGGCGCCCGGTCGCCGCGGCTCTCGCCTCGAAAGCGGCCGATCATGCATGA
- a CDS encoding NAD(P)H oxidoreductase, with protein MQHNPTVDTATTRTALVVVAHPRPDSLTAHIAELATRRLAGLGYRIDLLDLHAENFDPRMTAADLPEWGNREKAYSPEVENHMRRILAADVIVAVFPVYWMQAPAILKGWIDRVWNYGFAYGRSKPRLAGKRMLWLGLAGVADDDAVVELMQDALSAQLNDGIAYYCGLTQSLVGLLPGAEEKRQRVDAAGNLLLDEALTGAVREAHYAGLEDRALGFVDDFLAADRVPA; from the coding sequence GTGCAGCACAACCCGACCGTGGACACCGCGACCACCCGCACCGCGCTGGTCGTCGTCGCTCATCCCCGGCCCGATTCGCTGACCGCCCATATCGCGGAACTGGCCACCCGGCGGCTCGCCGGGCTCGGCTACCGGATCGACCTGCTGGACCTGCACGCCGAGAACTTCGATCCCCGGATGACCGCCGCCGACCTCCCGGAATGGGGCAACCGGGAGAAGGCATACTCCCCCGAAGTCGAGAACCATATGCGGCGCATCCTTGCCGCCGACGTGATCGTCGCGGTGTTCCCGGTGTACTGGATGCAGGCCCCGGCGATTCTGAAGGGCTGGATCGATCGGGTGTGGAATTACGGATTCGCCTACGGCCGTAGCAAACCCCGGCTCGCGGGCAAGCGGATGCTGTGGCTGGGCCTGGCGGGCGTGGCAGACGACGACGCGGTCGTCGAGCTCATGCAGGATGCGCTGAGCGCGCAACTCAACGACGGCATCGCCTACTACTGCGGCCTCACACAGTCGCTGGTAGGGCTGTTGCCTGGCGCGGAAGAAAAGCGGCAGCGCGTGGATGCCGCGGGCAATCTGCTGCTCGACGAAGCCCTCACCGGCGCGGTCCGCGAAGCCCACTATGCGGGCTTGGAAGACCGGGCGCTGGGCTTCGTCGACGATTTCCTCGCCGCCGATAGGGTTCCGGCCTGA
- a CDS encoding LLM class flavin-dependent oxidoreductase, which produces MTRRIRFNAFDMNCVAHQSPGLWRHPDDQSHRYKELSYWTELAKLLEQGRFDGIFIADVLGTYDVYGGNDIAALRQGAQIPVADPLLLASAMAAVTEHLGFGITTGTGFEHPYPFARRLSTLDHLTNGRIGWNVVTGYLPSAARNFGSDDQLDHDERYNQADEYLEVLYKLWEGSWEDDAVVRDAAQGIYVDPAKVHHIGHRGTHYQVPGIHLSEPSPQRTPVIYQAGASPRGVRFAAENAEAIFVAGPSKRILAQTVSRIRDALEAAGRDRYSARIYALATIITDTTDEAAHAKHEEYLSYASVEGGLVFMSGWMGIDLSNYELDEPIGQVQSNAIQSAVAAFQEYDDDGREWTVRDIGRWAGIGGMGPVFVGSGVTVADQLQDWVAETDLDGFNLAYAITPGSFEDIVRHVVPVLTERGAYATEYAPGTLRNALFDKGDRLPLEHRGARYRLGGSLSTALPDDVSRPGATVTVT; this is translated from the coding sequence GTGACGCGCCGCATTCGCTTCAACGCGTTCGATATGAACTGCGTCGCCCATCAATCACCCGGTCTGTGGCGACATCCCGACGACCAATCGCATCGGTACAAGGAACTGAGCTATTGGACCGAATTGGCAAAGCTGTTGGAGCAGGGACGTTTCGACGGCATCTTCATTGCCGACGTGCTCGGCACCTATGACGTATACGGCGGCAACGATATTGCCGCGCTGCGTCAGGGCGCTCAGATCCCGGTGGCCGATCCGCTGCTGCTGGCCTCTGCAATGGCCGCGGTCACCGAACATCTCGGCTTCGGCATCACCACCGGCACCGGCTTCGAGCACCCCTATCCATTCGCGCGTCGGCTCTCCACACTCGATCACCTCACCAACGGGCGCATCGGCTGGAATGTGGTGACCGGCTATTTGCCTTCGGCCGCACGTAATTTCGGGTCCGATGACCAGCTCGACCACGATGAGCGCTACAACCAGGCCGACGAATACCTCGAGGTCCTGTACAAGCTGTGGGAGGGCTCCTGGGAGGACGACGCGGTGGTTCGCGATGCCGCGCAAGGCATCTACGTCGACCCGGCGAAGGTGCATCACATCGGCCATCGGGGTACGCACTATCAGGTGCCCGGCATCCATCTCTCGGAGCCGTCGCCGCAGCGGACGCCAGTGATCTACCAGGCGGGCGCGTCGCCGCGCGGTGTGCGCTTCGCCGCCGAGAACGCGGAGGCGATCTTCGTCGCCGGGCCTTCGAAACGGATTCTGGCACAGACTGTTTCCCGCATCCGTGACGCACTCGAGGCAGCGGGCCGGGATCGGTATTCAGCCCGCATATACGCACTGGCCACGATCATCACCGACACCACCGACGAGGCGGCGCACGCCAAACACGAGGAGTACCTGTCCTACGCCAGTGTCGAGGGCGGGCTGGTCTTCATGTCCGGCTGGATGGGCATCGATCTGTCGAACTACGAACTGGACGAGCCCATCGGCCAAGTGCAGAGCAATGCCATTCAGTCCGCCGTGGCCGCCTTTCAGGAATACGACGACGACGGCCGGGAATGGACCGTCCGCGATATCGGCCGCTGGGCCGGGATCGGCGGTATGGGCCCGGTATTCGTCGGCTCCGGTGTCACTGTCGCCGACCAACTACAGGACTGGGTTGCCGAAACCGACCTGGACGGCTTCAATCTGGCCTACGCCATAACCCCCGGTAGCTTCGAAGACATTGTGCGCCATGTGGTTCCGGTGCTGACCGAACGCGGCGCCTACGCCACGGAATACGCACCGGGCACCCTGCGAAACGCCTTGTTCGACAAGGGAGATCGGCTGCCGCTGGAGCACCGCGGTGCACGGTATCGCCTCGGCGGGTCATTGTCGACGGCTTTGCCCGATGACGTATCGCGGCCGGGCGCCACCGTGACAGTCACTTAA
- a CDS encoding flavin reductase family protein produces the protein MHELFEFPSDGSGLRRVFASFPSGVVAVCAEIEGTPHGLAVSTFVPVSLDPPLVSFCVQNSSATWPKLDTATHLGLSLLGTDQEPAARALSNRNGNRFHNVDVHRGAADAIFIDGATAWIEGAVEARVPAGDHTVVILRINRLAARADAEPLIFHGSKFRSLHPHREITEIAS, from the coding sequence ATGCATGAGCTCTTCGAATTTCCGTCCGACGGCTCCGGCCTACGTCGTGTCTTCGCCAGCTTTCCCAGCGGTGTCGTCGCGGTATGTGCCGAAATCGAAGGTACGCCACACGGTTTGGCGGTGAGCACCTTCGTTCCGGTCTCGCTGGACCCGCCGCTGGTGTCGTTCTGCGTGCAGAACAGCTCGGCGACCTGGCCGAAACTGGATACCGCAACACACCTCGGTCTGAGCCTGCTCGGCACCGATCAGGAGCCCGCGGCTCGAGCACTGAGCAACCGCAACGGCAACCGCTTCCACAATGTGGATGTGCACCGCGGCGCGGCCGACGCGATCTTCATCGATGGTGCGACGGCGTGGATCGAGGGCGCGGTCGAAGCCCGCGTCCCCGCGGGCGACCATACGGTGGTTATCCTGCGTATCAACCGCCTCGCCGCCCGCGCCGACGCCGAACCACTGATCTTCCACGGCAGCAAGTTCCGCAGCCTGCACCCGCACCGCGAGATCACCGAGATCGCCAGCTGA
- a CDS encoding SfnB family sulfur acquisition oxidoreductase: MTAVVADRIESTAHAYSIAAQLAAEFAVGAAARDLGRELPFAEVDRLAASGLLAITVPAEFGGADLPPSAVAEVVRILAAADPNIAQIPHSHFVYLNLLRLAGAADQQARYFGQVLAGARIANAQSERGTATVADIATTVRPVGDRFRIDGVKFYCTGSLFADLLAVLTRLDDPEGHSGLSAGEYIAYLPADTPGVRIIDDWNGIGQRTTGSGTIEFAEAVVEPDQLIARAAAVHAPTGYGAFAQLLHAAIDTGIARGALSAATEFVRTSSRPWFEAGVDRAIDDPLLIQRFGELSVAVTSAEATLTAAGVAVDAAIRDAESVAPASLAVATAKVLADRAANEVSAALFEVGGTRSAAVDLNLHHFWRNARTHTLHDPVRWKYQHIGRALLHDTAPPLHGVI, from the coding sequence ATGACCGCCGTCGTCGCCGACCGGATCGAATCCACCGCACACGCGTATTCGATTGCGGCACAGCTTGCTGCGGAGTTCGCCGTCGGGGCGGCGGCGCGTGATCTCGGCCGCGAACTGCCCTTCGCCGAGGTGGATCGACTCGCGGCGAGTGGATTGCTCGCGATCACCGTGCCCGCGGAATTCGGGGGCGCGGATCTGCCGCCGAGTGCGGTGGCGGAGGTGGTGCGGATTCTGGCGGCCGCCGATCCGAATATCGCGCAGATTCCACACAGCCACTTCGTGTACCTGAACCTATTGCGGTTGGCGGGTGCCGCTGATCAGCAAGCGCGTTACTTCGGGCAGGTGCTGGCGGGTGCGCGGATTGCAAATGCGCAGTCCGAACGTGGCACTGCGACTGTCGCCGATATCGCGACGACGGTGCGGCCGGTGGGCGATCGTTTCCGCATCGATGGCGTCAAGTTCTACTGTACGGGTTCACTTTTCGCGGATCTGCTCGCGGTGCTCACCCGGCTCGACGATCCGGAGGGACACAGTGGACTGTCCGCGGGGGAGTACATCGCGTATCTACCGGCTGATACTCCGGGCGTGCGAATCATCGACGACTGGAACGGCATCGGCCAGCGCACCACCGGCAGCGGGACCATCGAATTCGCTGAGGCCGTCGTCGAACCAGATCAATTGATCGCCCGCGCGGCGGCGGTGCACGCGCCCACCGGATACGGCGCCTTCGCGCAACTGCTGCATGCCGCGATCGACACCGGGATCGCGCGTGGTGCACTCAGTGCGGCAACGGAATTCGTGCGCACCTCGAGTCGGCCGTGGTTCGAAGCCGGTGTCGACAGGGCGATCGATGATCCGCTGCTGATCCAGCGTTTCGGTGAGCTGTCGGTAGCGGTGACTTCCGCCGAGGCCACACTCACCGCCGCCGGTGTGGCCGTCGACGCCGCGATCCGTGACGCCGAATCCGTCGCTCCCGCATCGCTTGCCGTGGCCACCGCCAAGGTGCTCGCCGATCGCGCGGCCAACGAGGTCTCGGCCGCATTGTTCGAGGTCGGCGGAACACGCAGTGCCGCAGTGGATCTGAACCTGCACCACTTCTGGCGCAATGCCCGAACCCACACGTTGCACGACCCGGTCCGGTGGAAATATCAGCACATCGGCCGGGCGTTACTGCACGACACCGCGCCACCGTTGCACGGCGTGATCTGA
- the sfnG gene encoding dimethylsulfone monooxygenase SfnG — protein MTTEHIADQIRFAYWVPNVSGGLVTSDIEQRTSWDFEYNKKLAQTAENNGFDYALSQVRYTASYGAEYQHESTSFSLALLGATERLKVIAAIHPGLWHPAVLAKFGATADHLSNGRFAINVVSGWFAGEFTALGEPWLEHDERYRRSAEFLEVIRKIWTEDDVNYGGDFYRIRDFTLKPKPLNTPERPNPELFQGGNSTAARRNGGRYADWYFSNGKDFDGVTEQLDELRTIAQANQREVEFGLNGFIIARDTEKEAHDTLREIIEKANKPAVEGFRDAVQQAGASTKDRRGMWADSTFEDLVQYNDGFRTKLIGTPEQVAERIVAYKELGVDLILAGFLHFQEEVEYFGAKVLPLVRELEAARTPAAVGN, from the coding sequence ATGACCACAGAGCACATCGCCGATCAGATCCGGTTCGCCTACTGGGTGCCGAATGTCAGCGGGGGGCTGGTCACCAGCGATATCGAACAGCGCACCAGTTGGGACTTCGAATACAACAAGAAGTTGGCGCAAACCGCGGAGAACAATGGTTTCGATTACGCGCTGTCCCAGGTCCGCTACACCGCCTCCTACGGTGCGGAATACCAGCACGAGTCGACTTCGTTCAGCCTCGCGCTGCTCGGTGCCACCGAGCGGCTGAAGGTGATCGCCGCGATCCATCCGGGACTCTGGCATCCGGCCGTGCTGGCCAAATTCGGCGCCACCGCCGACCACCTCTCCAATGGCCGCTTCGCCATCAACGTCGTATCCGGTTGGTTCGCAGGTGAATTCACCGCACTCGGCGAGCCGTGGCTCGAGCACGACGAACGGTACCGGCGCAGCGCCGAATTCCTCGAGGTGATCCGCAAGATCTGGACAGAGGATGATGTCAACTACGGCGGCGATTTCTACCGTATCCGCGATTTCACGCTGAAGCCCAAGCCGCTGAATACCCCCGAGCGTCCCAATCCCGAACTGTTCCAGGGCGGGAACTCGACGGCGGCGCGCCGCAATGGTGGTCGCTACGCCGACTGGTACTTCTCCAACGGCAAGGATTTCGACGGTGTCACCGAACAATTGGATGAGCTGCGCACCATCGCCCAGGCGAATCAGCGTGAGGTCGAATTCGGTTTGAACGGCTTCATCATTGCCCGCGACACCGAGAAGGAAGCGCACGATACCCTGCGCGAAATCATCGAGAAGGCGAATAAGCCCGCGGTGGAAGGTTTCCGGGACGCGGTGCAACAGGCCGGTGCGTCAACGAAGGACCGCAGGGGGATGTGGGCGGATTCGACGTTCGAAGATCTCGTGCAGTACAACGACGGATTCCGCACCAAGCTGATCGGCACGCCCGAACAGGTCGCTGAGCGCATCGTCGCCTACAAGGAACTCGGTGTCGACCTGATTCTGGCCGGTTTCCTGCACTTCCAGGAGGAGGTCGAGTACTTCGGCGCGAAGGTGCTGCCGCTGGTCCGCGAACTGGAGGCCGCACGCACACCCGCCGCTGTGGGGAACTGA